A region from the Malus domestica chromosome 07, GDT2T_hap1 genome encodes:
- the LOC114826175 gene encoding protein SRC2 homolog, producing MASGHEVQVKLTSAHDLKNVNWRNGAVRPYAVVWVDPKRKCSSRVDEEGDTSPYWDETLTIPLPGPVDGDTTLHVDIVHAGSDPDTKPLIGSARLKLREVLDDVGFDERASRTLHLKRPSGRPHGKVDVKVTIRKPRPRVADPYYAPPYGVPPPAGSRDLPTPPPAYGAPYGAPAPPAPYNPYYPAAPPSGYPYNGYNAAPPQYGQPAPYGQTGQGSYGQPGQGYGQGSYGQEEKKKSKFGGMGTGTGLAVGAVAGVLGGLALAEGFEYMEDKIADDAAEKVEDDLYDGDDY from the coding sequence ATGGCGTCCGGTCACGAAGTTCAAGTGAAGCTGACCTCCGCCCACGACCTTAAGAACGTGAACTGGCGAAACGGCGCCGTCAGGCCCTACGCCGTCGTTTGGGTGGACCCCAAGAGAAAATGCTCCAGCCGCGTCGACGAGGAAGGCGACACATCACCCTACTGGGACGAGACCCTCACCATCCCCTTACCCGGCCCCGTCGACGGCGACACCACTCTCCACGTCGACATAGTCCACGCCGGATCCGACCCGGACACCAAGCCCCTGATCGGGTCGGCCCGGCTCAAACTCCGCGAGGTCCTCGATGACGTGGGCTTCGACGAGCGCGCCAGCCGCACTCTCCATCTCAAGCGACCATCCGGTAGGCCCCACGGGAAGGTTGACGTTAAGGTTACTATTAGGAAGCCACGCCCTCGTGTAGCGGATCCCTACTACGCTCCGCCTTACGGTGTCCCACCGCCAGCTGGCTCTCGGGATTTGCCGACTCCTCCTCCGGCTTACGGGGCACCTTACGGCGCACCTGCTCCTCCGGCGCCATACAATCCTTACTACCCGGCGGCTCCGCCGTCTGGTTACCCGTATAACGGGTACAATGCTGCTCCGCCGCAGTACGGTCAGCCGGCTCCTTACGGTCAGACGGGACAGGGGAGTTACGGGCAGCCGGGGCAGGGTTATGGGCAGGGATCGTACGGacaggaagagaagaagaagagcaagTTTGGGGGGATGGGGACGGGGACAGGACTGGCGGTGGGAGCGGTGGCGGGAGTGCTGGGTGGGCTGGCATTGGCGGAGGGTTTTGAGTACATGGAGGACAAAATTGCAGATGACGCTGCTGAGAAAGTGGAGGATGATCTGTACGACGGCGATGACTACTAG
- the LOC103406558 gene encoding rRNA 2'-O-methyltransferase fibrillarin 2-like, whose amino-acid sequence MAPPRGRGGSGGFRGGRGDRGGRSGGRSGGGRGFDRGGSGFKSRGRSDRGRGDRGRGRGRGGMKGGNKVVVEPHRHEGVFIGKGKEDALVTKNLVPGEAVYNEKRISVQNEDGTKVEYRIWNPFRSKLAAAILGGVDNIWIKPGAKVLYLGAASGTTVSHVSDIVGPTGVVYAVEFSHRSGRDLVNMAKKRTNVIPIIEDARHPAKYRMLVGMVDVIFSDVAQPDQARIVALNASYFLKAGGHFVISIKANCIDSTSPAEAVFQSEVKKLQEEQFKPAEQVTLEPFERDHACVVGGYRMPKKSKAGNA is encoded by the exons ATGGCTCCTCCTCGAG GTCGTGGTGGTAGTGGTGGATTCAGGGGCGGTAGGGGTGACAGAGGTGGAAGAAGTGGGGGTAGGTCTGGTGGTGGTAGAGGGTTTGACAGAGGTGGTAGTGGCTTTAAATCCCGTGGGCGTAGTGATCGCGGACGTGGTGATCGCGGAAGAGGCCGTGGGAGAGGAGGAATGAAGGGTGGTAACAAAGTGGTGGTTGAGCCTCACAGACATGAAGGTGTTTTCATTGGTAAGGGTAAAGAAGATGCTCTTGTTACCAAGAATCTTGTTCCCGGTGAAGCTGTCTACAATGAGAAGAGGATTTCTGTTCAG aaTGAGGATGGAACAAAAGTTGAGTATAGGATTTGGAACCCTTTCCGTTCCAAGTTGGCTGCAGCCATTCTTGGTGGTGTTGATAATATATGGATT AAACCTGGTGCTAAAGTTCTCTACCTCGGGGCTGCTTCTGGAACTACAGTCTCTCATGTGTCTGACATTGTTGGCCCT ACTGGAGTTGTCTATGCAGTTGAGTTCTCTCATAGAAGTGGCAGAGACTTGGTAAATATGGCTAAGAAGCGCACAAATGTCATACCCATTATTGAAGATGCTAGACATCCAGCTAAATATCGGATGCTTGTTGGCATGGTTGATGTGATATTCTCTGATGTTGCACAACCTGATcag GCTAGGATTGTTGCATTGAATGCATCATATTTTCTGAAAGCTGGAGGCCACTTCGTTATCTCAATCAAG GCCAATTGCATTGATTCAACATCACCCGCGGAAGCAGTGTTCCAATCAGAGGTCAAGAAGCTTCAGGAAGAGCAGTTCAAGCCTGCGGAACAAGTCACTCTTGAACCTTTTGAGCGCGACCATGCTTGCGTGGTTGGTGGCTATCGTATGCCAAAGAAGTCGAAAGCTGGCAACGCCTAG
- the LOC114826176 gene encoding protein DETOXIFICATION 35-like yields MVTPVPLLHAVNGGEFHDYEPVRNFRDARSVAWNETKKLWKIAGPIAFTIICNFGNNTATTMFVGHLGNLQLSAVSISLSVICTFSFGFMLGMGSALETLCGQAFGAGHVNMLGVYMQRSWIILFTSCVILTPIYIFSAPILKLLGQDDDVANLAGTFTIYCIPQLFSLAFNFPAQKFLQAQSKVLVLAWIGFISLLVQIGMLSLFIYVFDWGIYGAGIAFGITGWVIVIAQNIYIMKWCKEGWTGFSWLAFKDIWAFVRLSLESAVMLCLEIWYMMTLILATGHLSNAVLSIDSLAICLNFNGLEAMLFIGINAAISVRVSNELGLARPRAAKYSVYVTVGQSLLIGIVCMVVILITKDYFSVLYTNNEELQHSVSNLAILLGVTMLLNSVQPVISGVAIGGGWQGLVAYVNLGCYYIIGLPLGILLGYVAKWGVKGIWGGMICGTALQTLLLMIVLYRTNWNKEVEQTTDRMKKWAGQDYGDEEIAAVSV; encoded by the exons ATGGTGACGCCAGTGCCACTGCTTCACGCAGTGAACGGCGGCGAGTTCCATGACTACGAGCCGGTGAGGAACTTCAGGGATGCCCGGTCGGTGGCGTGGAATGAAACCAAGAAGCTGTGGAAAATTGCTGGGCCCATCGCCTTCACTATCATCTGCAACTTTGGCAACAACACAGCTACCACCATGTTTGTCGGCCATCTCGGAAACCTCCAGCTCTCCGCCgtttccatctctctctccgtcATCTGCACCTTCTCATTCGGCTTCATG CTTGGCATGGGGAGTGCGTTAGAGACGCTTTGTGGCCAAGCTTTCGGAGCCGGACACGTTAACATGCTCGGCGTTTACATGCAAAGATCATGGATCATTCTGTTCACCAGCTGTGTTATCCTCACGCCAATCTATATCTTCTCCGCCCCGATTTTGAAGCTTCTCGGGCAGGATGATGACGTGGCTAATCTTGCTGGAACATTCACCATATATTGCATACCGCAGTTGTTCTCCCTTGCCTTCAACTTCCCTGCCCAGAAGTTCCTTCAGGCTCAAAGCAAAGTTCTCGTGCTTGCGTGGATTGGATTTATCTCGCTTCTTGTACAAATTGGAATGCTTTCTCTCTTCATTTACGTGTTCGATTGGGGTATATATGGTGCAGGCATTGCATTTGGCATCACAGGTTGGGTAATTGTGATTGctcaaaatatttacataatgAAATGGTGCAAGGAAGGGTGGACAGGGTTTTCGTGGTTGGCGTTCAAAGACATATGGGCGTTTGTCCGGCTTTCACTTGAGTCCGCCGTGATGCTTTGCCTGGAGATTTGGTATATGATGACTCTTATCCTTGCTACAGGCCACCTTAGTAATGCCGTACTTTCTATTGACTCGCTCGCTATTTG CTTAAATTTCAACGGTTTGGAAGCAATGCTGTTCATTGGAATCAATGCTGCTATAAG TGTTCGGGTCTCCAACGAACTTGGATTGGCACGTCCAAGAGCAGCTAAATATTCAGTCTACGTGACGGTTGGTCAGTCTCTGCTCATCGGAATCGTTTGCATGGTTGTGATCTTGATAACCAAAGACTACTTTTCTGTCCTGTACACAAACAACGAGGAATTGCAACATTCAGTTTCCAATCTAGCAATTCTTCTCGGAGTGACTATGCTTCTCAATAGCGTCCAACCAGTTATTTCAG GTGTTGCTATCGGAGGCGGATGGCAGGGACTGGTGGCTTATGTAAACTTGGGTTGTTACTACATTATCGGGCTCCCGCTCGGTATCCTTCTTGGCTATGTAGCAAAATGGGGAGTGAAG GGAATTTGGGGAGGCATGATATGCGGGACTGCTCTTCAAACCTTGCTGCTTATGATTGTACTTTACAGAACCAACTGGAACAAGGAG GTTGAACAAACAACGGACCGGATGAAGAAGTGGGCTGGGCAAGACTACGGCGACGAGGAGATAGCTGCTGTTAGCGTATGA